The Channa argus isolate prfri chromosome 14, Channa argus male v1.0, whole genome shotgun sequence genome includes a window with the following:
- the si:ch211-106h4.4 gene encoding MAM and LDL-receptor class A domain-containing protein 2 has product MKELFMLLSVLLVSALSCPDGMFRCTSEECLPSQLVCDFKEDCKDGSDEEFCGSCDFENHTCGWKDTSDVSYHWKWQMANITSIPGEDHTTGSSLGHVMHIDGNQESGFFKKADLEYAVDKPGALGCQIGFWYHIYDKSGSSLSSSSLKVIILRGTTEKTLLEISKSQTTGWENATAFIGNQPGGYKLLFSFTPPFLGARDIMLDDVRFENCGEEDVPVGSNQLSCDFEKDTCSWYHDYSSSLLWERINGQFYEEPKGNGYYMIIRTKYNIDISSAARLISFPRPAGQVICVSFWYHIFGNSIGSLRFIAKPSGEPETVVWMRSGTQGNKWRFADLTFNSDKPIQFIIEAVVGGKQGSIAIDDIIVSSSEGGTCPPERECTFQGSLCGLLPQPSANSSWTRITGTSQPNNFSGPATDHTLGTEQGYYLSAQLWSHPVGSRSAMMTAVMEPTPPDGECLMFWYYMEGRGVGELSVYLQTNDIDQERVLLWDRSGDQGTHWRHGRVTLFSPNTPYQVIFEAVVGDGPRKDIAIDDLTVFNGACPPQGFCDFETDFCGWVNYPPAESGVDWDWLSGDSKGTFIPRRDHSTGTSLGHFAFFIPPESNKEEIAQLQSEKMEAVDKACLEFWHYTQGWSANRPSVITLTVFVNDTAGLRSVWNTSGYMNNTWIQDRVDYRSSGPHQIILQASCPASKEGSFALDDVHIIRNESCHDIILTTTPNPVTMTTAAPASAMDCSFEQGLCSWVQEDSDDFNWSLTSGYHIDQPWDGPLYDHTVANDRGFFLLLNGSGSMDSQRAVVSAPVVNLTSHICVAFWYYMLGPSVSTLDLLVQTKTSELLVWTRRGTQNPEWLNAQVTINMNDTIQISQLMFTGQRNTNSRGFIAIDDISVKEGVCNIQDVCGFESGLCGFENHVSHRGRWVRQRGTKYHVDHTYGSENGFYMTVKLSDFTQTEVAQLITPEYHSGTEMCVRFWYWLPAESSNGLSIHLLLNGEESEALWERSGVPSTDWEVAQVTVSSPAKFHVVFKAYHVPGMNTTVKIDDIYVSDGACTPPANCDFESGQCSLVNILKENGHDWVMANGGFQGPSTDHTTQTPEGWFLLSSALHQNHSSLAHVVSQWIQLKDAPSCFTLWYHMDSSDSGTLRVYMRTGPSEEVLMNNSNSSGQRWRKFSQSVERIKPFQLLIEAETYNTGFIAIDDMSLTPGVCQGNETSLGFVDCSLENGTCGWEDNSVGQFQWVRGRNGTEDTGPSVDHTLGTELGWYMSVESAQGDQMSPAALQSPTFRQASTTCTLHFYYNMYGEDTEDLNVVLKEGARTTTLWWLSGNHGDLWQHGEVTVGRIPLDFSILFEASRTFSKPGHIAIDDIAFANCTLPEAQPSCPQSSFVCNNSVCVEYNQVCDFSDDCGDWSDENNCEQQGVVERCSFEQGLCSWAESDVDTPGAEWTHHTGQEAWPKNGPPRDHTQNSAAGHYVIPGPHLTEKGQAYEILSKTLLPSSNCTVRFFYFSLDIATSRLTARSRTLRSGSGDRLLWLRENSQSYSWQRAEVTLTSSASSKIVFRYEHGDGRRGLVALDDISFSKECAFDPDNNELPDTSPTSAVPTSSNTPTSPPSTSISTPPVNPCQDKQFFCWRSDGKVCIPSTLKCDYHPDCPQGEDEDGCGPCTFEMDQCQWTDTSDGQSKWQRQKANNNTEPPTDHTTETGYYMRVNFSQGSTQSEAQLRSPSLPASSPYCQILFHFHIREESAGSLRVLMQQAEGSEAILWSRSHSTVSHWVAEYLPLGLHQQPYKLWFSSMTKMTQWGTSTGDNVVAVDDISFLNCETSYQPPALSACGCSFEDGMCAWKQGAEDELDWLSRSGPTETPNTGPPGDHTTGKGKYIYIKSSPPSVKGNMAQLKSSLLPPAGEKGYCVRFWYHMYGATVGFLRMHVQTVDPFEKTLVWQKSGNQEDEWLLVQTHVMLQKVHQVVLEATVGGEAGDIAIDDISFISGPCPASDLCDFEEGSCNWQQQTSDDFDWVRQSGTTHNPNTGPDSDHTTNTPTGYYYYVPSSTADRAGQTATMFSPLYPAGKGSCLQLWYHMYGKGMGTLNIYQQSEDGKKALIYSQTGDQGRLWRFAQASLLPRIQTYRIVVESVKAGPTREGDMAFDDVQLTDSQCPAQGFCDFENNMCSWSNVGGEVDQGDWLRSRGASPNPNTGPSADHTTNSTHGYYLYVDSSVGKWGDMSFLVSDVFHPSTRGHCLKFWYHMYGSHVGTLRVHINDRKMHTGGSEEGILKWIESGNKGDKWQEASVSIKHEETFWFVFVYQRGMNTGGDVALDDITIFPGECYSGPPTDPPDYSHETSVGLAVGLTLLVGLIISILLFILNRKHRTMHRPTIMNNDTIVQNSVFDLFDCKIEGTQHGTESNFSFFNNLYDPSPQVTDTTLTSSDA; this is encoded by the exons ATGAAGGAATTATTTATGTTACTCTCAG TTTTGTTGGTCTCTGCGTTATCTTGTCCTGACGGGATGTTCAGATGTACATCTGAAGAATGCCTTCCTTCCCAACTCGTCTGTGATTTTAAGGAGGATTGTAAAGATGGCTCAGATGAAGAGTTCTGTG GGTCATGTGACTTTGAAAATCACACCTGTGGTTGGAAAGATACCAGTGATGTCTCCTACCACTGGAAATGGCAGATGGCAAACATCACCTCAATACCTGGAGAGGATCACACGACAGGAAGCTCTCTAG gaCATGTCATGCATATAGATGGTAATcaagaaagtgggttttttaaaaaggctgaTTTGGAGTATGCTGTTGACAAGCCGGGCGCTCTGGGATGCCAGATCGG CTTTTGGTACCATATTTACGATAAGTCCGgctcatcattatcatcatcatccttaaaagtaattattttaagaGGCACCACTGAGAAAACCTTGTTGGAGATTTCTAAAAGTCAGACGACTGGGTGGGAGAATGCTACAGCCTTTATTGGTAATCAGCCAGGAGGATACAAG ctgctgttttcatTCACCCCTCCATTTCTGGGGGCCAGGGACATTATGCTAGATGATGTCAGATTTGAGAACTGTGGAGAGGAGGATGTCCCTGTGGGATCAAACCAACTCTCATGTGATTTTGAGAAAGACACCTGTTCATGGTACCATGACTACTCGTCCAGCCTTTTGTGGGAAAGGATTAATGGGCAATTTTACGAAGAACCAAAAGGGAACG gcTACTACATGATCATAAGAACTAAATACAACATAGATATATCCTCAGCAGCCCGACTCATCAGTTTTCCTCGGCCTGCAGGTCAAGTCATATGTGTGAGCTTCTGGTACCACATATTTGGCAACAGCATAG GTTCGTTGAGGTTTATTGCAAAGCCCTCTGGTGAACCAGAGACAGTTGTATGGATGAGAAGTGGCACCCAAGGAAACAAATGGCGATTTGCTGATCTTACCTTCAACAGTGACAAACCCATACAG TTTATTATAGAAGCTGTGGTGGGTGGTAAGCAAGGGAGCATAGccattgatgacatcattgtGTCCAGCAGTGAGGGTGGCACATGTCCACCTGAGAGAGAGTGCACCTTCCAGGGCTCCCTCTGTGGTCTTCTGCCCCAACCTTCTGCAAACTCCAGCTGGACACGAATCACAGGAACATCGCAACCGAACAACTTTTCAGGCCCTGCCACAGATCACACACTCGGGACAGAGCAAG GTTATTATTTGAGTGCCCAGTTATGGAGTCACCCTGTGGGATCTAGAAGTGCGATGATGACTGCAGTGATGGAGCCCACCCCTCCTGATGGGGAATGCCTCATGTTCTGGTACTACATGGAAGGACGTGGAGTGGGGGAACTCAGTGTTTACCTTCAAACAAATGACATCGACCAAGAGCGTGTGCTGCTCTGGGACAGAAGTGGAGATCAGGGGACGCACTGGAGACATGGAAGAGTGACGCTGTTTAGCCCAAATACCCCATATCAG GTCATTTTTGAGGCAGTGGTTGGAGATGGACCACGGAAAGACATTGCCATTGATGACCTCACTGTCTTTAATGGTGCCTGCCCCCCGCAAG GTTTTTGTGACTTTGAGACGGATTTCTGTGGCTGGGTGAACTATCCTCCAGCAGAATCTGGGGTGGACTGGGACTGGCTCTCAGGTGACAGTAAGGGTACTTTTATCCCAAGAAGAGACCACAGCACAGGCACTTCCTTAG GCCATTTTGCATTCTTCATTCCACCTGAGTCTAATAAGGAAGAAATTGCACAGCTGCAAAGTGAAAAGATGGAGGCTGTAGACAAAGCTTGCCTGGAGTTCTGGCACTACACACAAGGGTGGTCAGCTAATA GGCCCTCAGTCATTACACTGACAGTTTTTGTGAATGACACTGCTGGACTGCGTTCTGTGTGGAACACAAGTGGATACATGAATAATACATGGATCCAAGACAGGGTGGATTACAGGTCATCAGGTCCACACCag ATTATTTTACAAGCCAGTTGTCCCGCCTCAAAGGAAGGAAGCTTTGCTTTGGATGATGTCCACATCATTAGAAATGAATCTTGTCATGACATCATACTAACCACTACTCCAAACCCTGTCACTATGACCACTGCTGCTCCTGCCTCTGCCATGGACTGCAGCTTTGAGCAAG GTCTTTGTAGTTGGGTCCAGGAGGACAGCGATGATTTCAACTGGTCTCTCACTAGTGGATATCACATCGACCAGCCATGGGATGGACCACTGTATGATCACACTGTAGCAAATGATCGAG GTTTCTTTCTGCTGCTGAATGGATCTGGTTCAATGGACAGCCAGAGAGCAGTCGTCTCTGCTCCTGTCGTCAATCTTACATCGCATATCTGTGTTGCATTCTGGTATTATATGCTTGGGCCTTCAGTATCCACCCTGGATTTGCTGGTTCAGACA AAAACTTCTGAGCTGTTAGTCTGGACACGTAGAGGGACCCAAAATCCAGAGTGGTTGAATGCACAAGTAACCATCAACATGAACGATACAATACAA ATTTCTCAGCTGATGTTCACTGgtcaaagaaatacaaacagcCGAGGGTTCATTGCTATTGATGACATTTCAGTGAAAGAGGGCGTCTGCAATATTCAGG ATGTGTGTGGGTTTGAGTCCGGCCTGTGTGGCTTTGAGAACCATGTCAGTCATAGGGGTCGTTGGGTTCGCCAAAGGGGAACAAAATATCACGTGGATCACACCTATGGAAGTGAAAACG GTTTCTACATGACTGTGAAGTTATCAGACTTCACACAAACTGAAGTAGCTCAGCTGATCACACCAGAGTATCACTCAGGTACTGAGATGTGTGTACGTTTCTG gtATTGGTTACCTGCAGAATCCTCTAATGGGCTTTCCATCCATTTGCTGCTAAATGGGGAGGAGAGTGAAGCCCTTTGGGAACGATCTGGAGTGCCCTCTACAGACTGGGAGGTGGCACAGGTTACTGTGTCCTCCCCTGCCAAATTCCAt GTGGTGTTTAAAGCATACCATGTGCCAGGCATGAACACTACAGTGAAAATCGATGATATTTATGTGAGTGATGGGGCATGTACTCCACCGGCCAACTGTGACTTTGAGTCTGGACAGTGCAGCCTGGTCAACATCCTTAAAGAAAATGGACATGACTGGGTGATGGCCAATGGTGGCTTCCAGGGTCCATCTACAGATCACACTACACAGACCCCAGAGG gtTGGTTCTTGTTGAGCTCTGCACTGCACCAAAACCACAGCAGTCTAGCACATGTAGTGTCACAATGGATCCAACTGAAAGACGCCCCCTCCTGTTTCACCTTATGGTACCATATGGATAGCAG TGACTCTGGGACATTGCGGGTGTACATGCGGACAGGGCCATCGGAGGAGGTTCTGATGAACAACAGCAACAGTAGtggacagagatggagaaagttCTCACAGTCTGTAGAGAGGATCAAGCCTTTCCAG CTGCTGATTGAAGCAGAGACTTACAACACAGGGTTTATTGCCATTGATGACATGAGTCTCACACCAGGTGTTTGTCAAG gGAATGAAACAAGTTTAGGATTTGTGGATTGTTCATTGGAAAATGGTACATGTGGCTGGGAGGACAACAGTGTGGGACAGTTTCAGTGGGTGAGAGGAAGGAATGGTACTGAGGACACTGGACCATCTGTGGACCACACACTGGGCACTGAACTGG GTTGGTACATGTCAGTGGAGTCTGCCCAAGGAGATCAAATGAGCCCTGCTGCCCTGCAGAGTCCCACCTTCAGACAGGCCAGCACCACTTGCACATTGCACTTCTACTACAACATGTATGGAGAGG ACACAGAAGACCTAAATGTGGTGCTAAAGGAGGGTGCCCGGACCACAACACTGTGGTGGCTGTCTGGTAACCATGGAGATTTGTGGCAGCACGGGGAGGTAACAGTTGGTCGAATCCCTCTGGACTTCAGCATTCTGTTTGAAGCCTCCAGGACCTTCAGCAAGCCTGGACACATTGCCATTGATGACATAGCTTTCGCCAACTGCACCCTGCCTG aGGCCCAGCCCTCATGTCCACAGAGTTCATTTGTGTGCAACAATAGCGTGTGTGTGGAGTACAACCAAGTGTGTGACTTCAGTGATGACTGTGGGGACTGGTCTGATGAGAACAACTGTG AGCAACAAGGTGTAGTAGAGCGCTGCAGCTTCGAACAAGGCCTGTGTTCCTGGGCAGAGAGTGATGTGGACACACCTGGAGCTGAATGGACACATCACACGGGACAGGAAGCCTGGCCCAAAAATGGGCCTCCCAGGGATCACACCCAAAACTCTGCTGCAG GTCACTATGTTATCCCTGGGCCTCACTTGACTGAGAAGGGCCAGGCTTATGAGATTCTCTCCAAAACTTTACTACCTAGCTCTAACTGCACT GTGAGGTTCTTCTACTTTAGTCTGGACATTGCTACCAGCAGACTGACAGCCCGGTCCAGGACACTACGATCTGGAAGTGGTGACAGACTGTTGTGGCTCAGGGAAAACTCACAGAGCTACAGCTGGCAGAGAGCAGAAGTCACGCTCACCTCGTCAGCCAGCAGCAAG ATTGTCTTCAGATATGAGCATGGGGACGGTCGTAGAGGCCTAGTTGCACTGGATGACATCTCTTTCTCCAAAGAGTGTGCCTTTGATCCGGATAACAATGAACTGCCTGACACGTCACCCACCTCTGCTGTGCCTACGTCCTCTAATACACCAACTTCTCCACCTTCAACCTCAATATCAACTCCACCAGTCAACCCCTGTCAG GACAAGCAGTTTTTCTGTTGGCGGTCAGATGGAAAAGTGTGTATTCCGTCTACTTTAAAGTGTGACTATCATCCAGACTGCCCCCAGGGGGAGGACGAGGATGGCTGTG gTCCTTGCACATTTGAGATGGACCAGTGTCAATGGACTGATACCAGTGATGGACAGAGCAagtggcagagacagaaagcCAACAACAACACTGAGCCGCCGACAGATCACACTACAGAAACAG GTTACTACATGAGAGTGAATTTCAGTCAGGGGTCAACACAGAGTGAAGCCCAACTCCGGAGTCCCTCACTCCCCGCTTCATCCCCCTACTGCCAGATTCT GTTTCACTTCCACATCAGAGAAGAGAGTGCTGGGTCACTCAGAGTGCTTATGCAGCAAGCTGAAGGGAGTGAAGCAATCCTGTGGTCACGAAGTCACAGCACTGTCTCCCATTGGGTTGCAGAGTATCTGCCACTAGGCCTGCACCAGCAGCCTTACAAG CTTTGGTTCAGTAGCATGACTAAAATGACTCAGTGGGGCACATCTACTGGAGataatgttgttgctgtggaTGATATCTCTTTTCTAAACTGTGAAACATCCTACCAACCACCAG CTCTGTCTGCCTGTGGCTGCTCTTTTGAAGATGGTATGTGTGCTTGGAAACAGGGAGCAGAAGATGAGTTAGACTGGCTCAGCAGGTCTGGTCCTACTGAGACCCCAAACACTGGGCCTCCAGGAGACCACACCACTGGCAAAG ggaaatacatttacattaaaagcTCCCCGCCCAGTGTGAAGGGAAATATGGCCCAACTGAAGTCATctctgctgccacctgctggagaaAAAGGATACTGTGTGCGATTTTGGTACCACATGTATGGAGCGACTGTGGGCTTTTTACGGATGCATGTTCAAACTGTTGATCCCTTTGAGAAAACACTG GTGTGGCAAAAATCAGGAAATCAAGAGGATGAGTGGCTGCTGGTTCAGACTCATGTAATGTTGCAGAAAGTTCATCAAGTGGTTTTGGAGGCTACAGTGGGAGGAGAGGCAGGGGACATAGCCATTGATGACATCTCTTTCATCAGTGGACCATGTCCAGCCTCTG ACTTGTGTGACTTTGAGGAAGGGAGCTGTAACTGGCAGCAGCAGACCAGTGatgactttgactgggtcagaCAGTCTGGCACCACTCACAACCCCAACACAGGACCAGACAGTGACCACACCACCAACACACCCACAGGCTATTACTACTACGTGCCCTCCTCTACAGCGGACCGTGCGGGGCAAACAGCTACAATGTTTTCACCACTATACCCTGCAG GCAAAGGTTCTTGTTTGCAGCTGTGGTACCACATGTATGGCAAAGGCATGGGGACTCTTAATATTTACCAGCAAAGTGAAGATGGAAAGAAAGCTCTGATTTACTCTCAGACAGGAGACCAAGGCCGGCTCTGGAGGTTCGCCCAGGCCTCACTTTTACCTCGGATTCAGACTTACAGA ATCGTGGTGGAAAGTGTGAAGGCTGGCCCCACCCGGGAGGGAGACATGGCCTTTGATGATGTACAGCTGACAGATTCtcagtgtcctgctcaaggATTCTGTGACTTTGAGAACAACATGTGTAGTTGGAGCAACGTGGGTGGAGAAGTTGACCAGGGAGACTGGCTCCGTAGCAGAGGAGCCTCCCCTAATCCCAACACTGGGCCCAGTGCTGATCACACCACAAACTCAACACACG GTTACTATCTCTATGTGGACAGCTCAGTGGGTAAGTGGGGAGACATGTCCTTCCTTGTCAGTGATGtcttccatccatccactaGAGGGCACTGTCTTAAATTCTGGTACCACATGTATGGCAGCCATGTTGGGACTCTTAGAGTTCACATTAATGACAG AAAAATGCATACTGGTGGTAGCGAAGAGGGGATTCTGAAGTGGATTGAGTCAGGAAACAAGGGAGACAAGTGGCAGGAGGCCAGTGTGTCTATTAAACATGAAGAAACATTCTGG tttgtgtttgtgtatcagaGGGGGATGAACACAGGTGGGGACGTTGCTCTTGATGACATCACCATCTTCCCGGGCGAGTGCTACTCAGGGCCCCCCACTGACCCTCCTGATTACAGTCATG